AGCGCCCAGGGCCCGGGCAACGCCGTGCTGATCAAGTCCGCCTACCCCTGGGTCGACGCCCTCTCGGACGAGAACAGCCTGGCGCAGATGCAACTGAACAACCCGGACGCCAGCGGCAACCTGCGCCCACCCGAGCGCCTGTGCAATGGCCAGACCCTGCTATGCCGCGCCATGGGCCTGAAAGTGCCGCACTGGGACGCGCAACGGTTCGACCCCGAGCGCCTGTACGTCGAAGACTGCGGCATCGCCGTGAATCGGGTGATCCAGGCGGCGCGCCTGGGCATCCCCCACGGCCGCGACGAACACCTGCCCTACCGCTTCGTCGACGCCGAGTACGCCCGCTATTGCACCCGCAACCCGTTGCGCCGCGGCCAGCACGAAGGCCACGACTTCTTCATTCTCGAACAAGGAAACTGACCCATGGGCCAATGGCTCGACAGCCTGACCGCCTGGCTCGGCGCCAACCCGCAGTGGCTTGGCCTGGCGATTTTCGTGATCGCTTGCGTGGAATGCCTCGCCATTGCCGGCATCATCGTGCCCGGCACTGTGCTGCTGTTCGCCGTCGCCGTACTGGCCGGCAGCGGTGCCTTCACGCTTGGGGAAACCCTGCTGCTGGGCTTCCTCGGCGGCGTGCTCGGGGACGCGATCTCTTATGGTGTGGGCAAGTACTTCCACCAGAACATCCGCCGCCTGCCGCTGCTGCGCGGCCACCCGGAGTGGATCGGCAGCGCCGAGGCGTACTTCCAGCGCTATGGCATCGCCAGCCTGCTGGTCGGCCGCTTCATCGGCCCGTTGCGCCCAATGCTGCCGATGGTCGCCGGCATGTTCGACATGCCACTACCGCGTTTCATCGCCGTCAGCCTGGTGGCCGGCGCCGGTTGGTCGGTCGCCTACCTGCTGCCCGGCTGGGCCACCGGCGCGGCGATGCGCCTGCCGTTGCCGGAAGGCTTCTGGCTGGATGCCGGCATCGTCTTCGGTACCCTCGCGGTGCTGATCGGCCTGAGCCTGAACAGCAGCCTGCGCGACCAGCGTTATGGCACCCGGCTGATTGCCGGGCTGAGCGGCCTGGCGGTAGCGGCACTGTTCATCGGCTGGCCCTATCTCAACGAGTTCGACCAGGGCCTGATGACCCTGGTGCAAGAGCATCGCAGCCAGGCCATCGATGGCGCCGTGGTGATGATCACCCGGCTGGGTGACTTCCGCACTCAATTCTTCCTGGGTGGCCTGCTGACCGGCCTGCTGTTGCTGGCCCGGCAATGGCGCCATGCCCTGTTCGCCGGGGCGACGTTGATCGGCACCGCGCTGGCCAATGGCTCGTTGAAATGGCTGTTTGCCCGCGCACGCCCGGAAGTGCTGGCCGACCCGCTGACCAGCTACAGCATGCCCAGCGGGCACAGTTCGGCGTCGTTCGCGTTCTTCCTGGTGCTGGCGGTGCTGGCCGGCCGTGGCCAACCGCCGCGCATGCGCCTGACCTGGGTGATGCTGGGCTGCCTGCCGGCGCTGGCCATCGCCCTGTCGCGGGTATACCTGGGGGCGCATTGGCCGACCGATATCCTGGCCGGGGCGTTGCTGGCGTGCTGTGTGTGCGCGGCGAGCCTGACGCTGGTGCAGCATCGCCAGCCGCTCATGGCCTTGTCGCAACGGGTGTGGTGGCTGGTGCTGCCGGCCTGTGTCGCGCTGCTGGCGTTCTTCATGCTGCATGCCCTGCCCAAGGCACTGCTGCGTTACCAGTACTAAAAAGCTTCGCCGGCAAGCCGGCTCCTACGAAAAGCGGCCGGCGCCCAACCTGTAGGAGCCGGCTTGCCGGCGAACAGGAGGTCAGGCGAACAACTCACCCTGGATCCGCTCCAGCAGCGCCTGGATCGCCTCCAGCCGCCGCTGCGGCGAGTCGATCGCCAGCAGGTCCAGCTTGTCCTCCTCCATGAACGGCAGCAGGTACGCCAGCTGGTTGCCCAGCGCCTGGCGCCCATCGACATCCCGGGGCATGTCCAGTGCCTCCACCATCGGGTGCTCGCCCAGGGCCAGCAGCAACGCCAGCAGGTCATCGTCCTGCTCCACCAGCGGGCTGTCCGCCTGATCAGGCAACCACTGCACCTCGGCGAGCATGAGCTGGTCCTTCTGCACCTCGGTCTGCTCGACAGTGAACCGCCGGACACCTTCGACCCGAATACCCAGCAAGCCATTGTCCTGCTGCACGAAGTCGCGGATCAGCGCCTCGCAACCAATCGAGGCCACCACCGGCGGGGCCTTGCCCACCTGCTCGCCTTCGAGGATGCACACCACACCAAAGCCCGCGCCCTGCTTCATGCAACGGCCGATCATGTCCAGGTAGCGTGCCTCGAAGATCTGCAGATCGAGCAGGCAACCGGGAAACAACACGGTATTGAGGGGAAAAAGCGGTAGCGTCATGGGTTTTCCTCAAGCCACCAGGCTGACCGCCAACGGCAGGAACACTGCCGTGGCCACGCCCATCAGGCTCATCGCCAGCGCGGCGAAGGCGCCGCATTCATCACTTTCCTGCAAGGCCACCGAAGTGCCCACCGCATGGGCTGTCACCCCCAGCGCCATGCCCCGTGCCTCGGGGCTGAGCACGCCGAAACGGGTCAGCAGCGCCGGGCCGAAGATCGCCCCGATCACCCCGGTGATCAGCACGAACACCGCCGCCAGGGCCGCTACGCCGCCAATCTGCTCGGCCACCAGCATGGCGATGGGCGAAGTCACCGACTTCGGCGCCATGGTCATCAGGATCATGTGCTCGGCGCCGAACCACAACCCCAACGCCAGGCACGCCACGGTGGCGAACAGCCCTCCGACTACCAGCGTAGTAAATGTCGGCCAGAACAGTTGGCGGATGCGCCGCAGGTTGAGGTACAGCGGCACCGCCAGGGCCACGGTGGCCGGGCCGAGAAGAATGTTCATGATCTCGGTGCTCTTGCGGTATTCGCTGTAGTCGATACCGCACAGCAGCAGTACGCCGATCACCACCAGCATCGACACCAGCACTGGCTGCAGGAAGATCCAGCGGGTCTTTTCGTAGGCCGCCAGCACCAGCTGGTAGGCGGCCAGCGTGATACCGATGCCGAACAGCGGGTGGTGGATGACCGCATCGAGCGCGCCCTGCCAGTCGAGGGTCATGGCCGCTCCTCGCGCTGGCCCTGGCGATGGATGAGTTTCTGCATCAGCACGCCGACGAACACCAGGGTCAGCAGGCAGGAGATCAGCAGCGCGCCGACGATGGCCCAGAAGTCCGCGGCGATATCCTTGGCGTAGACCATCACCCCCACCGCTGGGGGCACCAGCAGCAATGGCAGGTAGCGCAACAGGCTGCTGGCGGCATCATTGAGTGGCTTGCCCACTTCTCCACGGATCATCAGGAAGGCCAGCAGCAACAGCAGGCCGATGATCGGCCCGGGCAGGATCGCCAGGAACAGGTGATTGATCGCCGTCCCCAGCAACTGGAACAGCACCAGCCAGGTCAAACCACGCAACAGCATAAGGACCTCCCGAGAGCATGGCGGCCATTATAAGCACGCTAAGCAAGTGTCTATAAGGCGATATTCGGCGAAAAGCAGGCAACTTGACTGAAACGGTTCGTCGTGCTGATCTTGCACATTCGTACCAAATGACAATCTGGAGAGTCGCGATGCCCTATGTACCCGTTACAGAGCTTTCGCAGTACGTTGGAAAGGAACTGGGACGTTCCGCCTGGCTGAAGATCGACCAGCAACGCATCAACCTGTTCGCCGAGGCCACCGGCGATTTCCAGTTCATCCATGTGGACCCGGCGAAAGCGGCCAAGACCCCCTTCGGCACCACCATCGCCCATGGTTTCCTCACCCTGTCGCTGATCCCCAAGCTGATGGAAGACATCCTGGTGCTGCCCGAAGGGCTGAAGATGGTGGTCAACTACGGGCTCGACAGCGTGCGCTTCATCCAGCCGGTGAAGGTCGACAGCAATGTGCGATTGAAGGTCGAGCTGGTCGACGCCATTGAGAAGAAGCCTGGGCAGTGGTTGCTCAAGGCGACCGTCACCCTCGAGATCGAAGGTGAGGAGAAACCGGCCTATATCGCCGAACCGCTGTCGCTCTGTTTCGTCTGAGATCCCTGACACGATTTGTTGGGAATCCCCCAGCCCTGTGGGAGCCGCTGCCTTGTGCTGACTGCACTGGCCCATTTGCCGGCAAGGCCGGCTCCTACAGGCAAGGTGCTGATACCGGCCACATCCCCCTCGCATTCTGCGGCATACTCGGCGCATCGTTCGTCCGGACTCCACCATGCGCCCATTGCTCCCCCTCACCCTGATCCTGTTGCTCACTGCCTGTGGCGAAGGCGAACCCCTGTCGCCACCGGACGCACGCCTGCCCGATGGCGGTCGCTACCGTGGCCAGGTGGTCAATGGCCTGCTGCAGGGCGAAGGGCGCATCGACTACCCCAACGGCAGCTGGTACGCCGGCACCTTCAAGGATGGCCAGTGGCACGGCCAGGGCGAATGGCACGGCAGCAACGGCGAGGTGTACCGCGGCCAGTTCAGCGAAGGCCTGTTCCAGGGCCTGGGCGACCTCAGCACCCCTGGCAGCCACTATGCCGGCACCTTCAAACATGGCCGACGCGATGGCGAGGGCGCGCTCAAGCAGCACGACCAGACCTACCGTGGCCAATTCAAGGATGACCAGTACGATGGCGCCGGCCAGCTCGAACTGGCCGACGGCAGCCGCTACCAGGGCCTGTTCGCCAAGGGCAAGCCCAATGGCGCGGGTGTTCGCAGCGACGCCAGCGGCAACCAGTTCAGCGGCCACTTCATCGACGGCCAGCTACAAGGCGCCGGCACCTACGACAGCGCCGACGGCGAGCAATACATCGGTGAGTTCAAGGACAACCGCCTGGAAGGTCGCGGCCGCTACGAGAACGCCGATGGCGACGTGTGGATCGGCGACTTCAAGGACGGCGTGCTGGTCGGTGAAGGCGAGCTGCTGGGCAGCGATGGCAGCCGCTACAAGGGCGGCTTCCGCGACTGGCGCTTCAACGGCATGGGCACCCTGCAACTGGCTGATGGCAGCCAGTATGCCGGCGGCTTTGCCGACGACGCCTACCAGGGGCACGGCCAGCTGACCCGCGCCGACGGCAAGGCCGAGGGCGGCACCTGGGTCAATGGTGTGCGTGTGCGCGACGAGAAGGGCAAGCTGCTCCCCGACCCCCTCGACCTTGCCCTGCTCAACCAGGGCAAGCTGCTGGACGACGCACTGGCCAAGTTGCCTCGTTCGGCCGCACCGCTGCAGCTTTACAGCCTGGTGGTGGCCGGGGATGGCCAGCAGAGCGTGTTCCTGCGCGAAGCCGACTACGTCAGCAACATGCTCAAGGTGCGCTTCGGCGCCCAGGGCCAGGTCACCCTGGTCAACCACCGCGACCACCTGGCCGACCGCCCCATGGCCACCCGCGAGAACCTCACCCGCGCCGCCCGCACCCTGGCCGAACGCAGCGGCCCGGAAGACCTGGTGTTCATCTACCTGACCAGCCACGGCAGCCACGACCACCAGTTGGTGCTGGACCAGCCGCGCCTGCAACTGGCCGACCTGAGCGCCGGTGAACTGGCAAGCGCCCTGGCGCCGCTCAAGGAGCGTGACAAGGTGATTGTCATCTCGGCCTGCTATTCCGGGGGCTACATCGCCCCGCTCAAGGACGACCGGACCCTGATCATGACCGCCGCGCGCCCCGACCGGGTGTCTTTCGGCTGTTCGGAAGAAGCCGACTTCACCTACTTCGGCGATGCCCTGTTCGCCCAGGCGCTGAACCAGACCGACGACCTGAAACAGGCGTTTGAACTGGCGCGCAAGACCGTTGCCGAAAGAGAACGACGGGACGGTTTCGACGCCTCCGAGCCGCAACTGTGGGCGCCGCCAGCGGTAATCGCGCACTGGCAGCGCCTGCGCCGGCAGCAGGCCGAGCAAGCCTTGGGCACTGACGCCCGCCCCGCGGCGGGTGACCGCGCAAAAACACCGGGCACCCACTAAGCTTTGAAGTAACAAGGGAGAGACATCATGTACTTGACGCCTCAGCATGTCCTGCTTGCCGGTGCCACGGGTCTGACGGGTGAACACCTGCTCGACCGCCTGCTCAACGAACCCACCATCAGCCGTGTGCTGGCGCCAACCCGCCGGCCACTGGCCGAGCACCCGCACCTGGAAAACCCGGTGGGTGACCCGGCTGTGTTTCTCCCGCAACTGGCTGGCCGCGTCGATATCGCCTTCTGCTGCCTGGGCACCACGCTCAAGCAGGCCGGTTCCGAATCCGCCTTCCGCGCCGTCGACCTGGACATGGTCGTGGCCTTCAGCAAACGTGCCCGGGAGATGGGCGCGCGCCACCTGCTGGTGATCAGCGCCCTGGGCGCAGACCCGAAATCCACGATCTTCTACAACCGGGTCAAGGGTGAAATGGAGGAGGCGCTCAAGCAACAGGATTGGCCGCAGCTGACCATCGTGCGACCGTCGCTGCTGCTGGGTGAACGCACCCAACCGCGGCTGGGCGAACGCCTGGCCGCGCCGCTGATGCGCCTGGTACCAGGCAAGTACCGGGGCATCGAGGTTTGTGCCTTGGCCCGGGCGTTGTGGCGCCTGGCGCTGGAGGAGGAGGACGGCATACGCGTCGTCGAGTCCGACGAGTTGCGCAAGCTGGGCAAGCGCTGATCATCTGACCTGACGCGACCTCTGTAGGAGAGGCTTCAGCCGCGATGTGGACAACGCGGTGCCCGGCATTCGCTTCGCGAATGATCGCGGCTGAAGCCGCTCCTACAGGCTTCACTCGCTGACCTGGAACTCCACCCGCGCCGTTTCACCACTTTCATCCAGCGCACTCAACTCGGTCCGCCCAACCTGCTCGAAACGCACCAGCAAGCTGTCCTGGCCACGGGTCTCGCCCAGCGGCTGACCATTGAGGAACCACCAGCGCTGCCCGCCGCCTCCCAACGCCGAGACACGCAACTGCAACGCCTCGCTGCTGGTGGCAGGCCTTCGCAGGTTGTCGCCCGGGCGCACGCCGACGATCGACAGGGGCGGCGCGCTGGCTCCCACTAGCGGCGGGCAGGTCGGATCCACGGCCGGCAACCGGACCAACCGTCGTTCGGCCCGGGGCAACCAAGGCTCCAGGGGGGCCGGCCACAACGCGATGTCACGGGCCGTGGCGCCAGGACAACCGCTGCCCACCCGCAACCCCTGCTCATTCACCCAGACGGACTCATGCAACCCAAGCCCCAACGGCTGGTCGGCCGCCTGCAAGGTCGGCGGAGTGGTGCCGTCGAGGGTCCAGGCAAAGCGCTGGCGGCGGCAGTTGGGGTCCTGGCGGTTCATCGGCTGGCCCAACGGCCAGCAGATCGCCGCGACTCCCACCGACTCCGGCACCGGCTCCACCGGCACGTTGATGCCACGCTGGGCATCGCGATTGCTGAGCAGGTCGTGCACCTGGAGCATCAACGGCGCCGCCGAGGCCAGGCCGAACTGCCCTGGAACCGGGGTACCATCGGGGCGGCCGATCCACACGCCGATCAGGTAGCGCGGACCGACGCCGACCGACCAGGCATCGCGAAAACCATAGCTGGTGCCTGTCTTCCAGGCCAACTGTGGCCGCTGCACCAGTTCGGCGTGAGGGTCGCGGTCCGGACGGGCCAGGCCGCTGAGAATACGCCGGGTGATCCAGGCCGAGCCCGGCGACAACAGCCGCCGCTCCAGCAACGGGTCCTGGGGTTGCAGGCGGATCTGCGCGCTGCGCCCCTCACGGGCGAACGCGGCATAGCCACCGACCAGATCCTCCAACCGGCTGCCCGCGCCCCCCAGGATCAGCGACAAGTTCGGCTCAGCCAACGGCGGCAGAATCAACGGCACGCCGCCCATGCGCATCTGCGCGGCGAAACGCTTCGGGCCATAGGCCTCGAGCAACTGCACCGCCGGCAGGTTGAGCGACAGCGCCAACGCGGAGCTGGCCGACACCGGGCCACTGAAGCCCATGGAGAAATTGCCCGGGCGATAGTCACCATAACGCCGCGGTACATCCTGCAGCAGCGACTCGGAATGGATCAGGCCCTCGTCCATGGCCATGGCATAGAGGAAGGGTTTGAGCGTCGAGCCGGGCGAACGCAGGGCGTGGATCATGTCGACATGGCCGAAGCGACGCTCATCGGCCAGGTCGATCGACCCCAGATAGGCGCGCACCGCCATGCTTTGCGTCTCCACCACCAGCAGCGCGGCCGAGGTGCGTTCAGGCAGTCGGGCGCGCCAGCCCAGCAACAGGTCTTCCAGACGCCGCTGCAGGGCGGCGTCGATCGTCGTACGGATCAGTGGCGGGCTGTCGGGGCTGTTCAGGCGTCGAGCCAGCAGCGGTGCCAGCGCCGGCTCCTGGCGAGGGGCGAGCAGCAACGGTTCCTCGCGTGCTTCGTCGATGCGCTGGGCCGGCCACACCTGGTACTCGGCCAGGCGTTGCAGGACCTTGTCACGGGCGCGCTGGGCGCGCTCGGGGTGACGGTCGGGGCGCAAGCGGCTGGGGGCCTGGGGCAATACGGCGAGCAACGCCGCCTCGGCGGGCGTCAAGTGCTTCGGCGACTTGCCCAGGTAGGCCCAGCTGGCCGCCGCCACCCCTTGCAGGGTGCCGCCGAAGGGCGCGCGGTTCAGGTAGAGCTGCAGGATCTCCTGTTTCGACAGGTGCCACTCCAGCTGTGCCGTGCGCCACAACTGGCGCAGCTTGCCCGCCAGGGTGCGGTCGTGCGGGTCGAGCAGACGCGCCACCTGCATCGACAGGGTGCTGCCCCCCGACACCACGCGCCCGCCACGCACGTTGAGCCAGGCCGCCCGGGCCAGGGCCATGGGGTTGACCCCGGGGTGCTGATAGAACCAGCGATCCTCATAGGCCAGCAATGCCTCGAGGTACAGCGGCGACACCTCGTCCGGGCTGACCGGGTAACGCCATACGCCATCGGCGTCGGCGAAGCGCCACAACGGCGTGCCGTCCTCGGCCAGCACCACCCGCGCCAGATCGTCGCCGGGCATCGGCAATGGCCAGATTCGATCGGCCAGCCATAGCAAGGCAAAGGTCGACAGGATCGTCACGCAGACTCGGCGTAGCCCCCTGGCAAGGCGCGGGCGCGCTAAGCTTGGCATCGGGAACCGACCGGGCCGGAGGATGGCCAAAGGCGGGGAACCGCCGATTCGTTCATCAGGAAGCGACTATGCATGTAGAAGGTTTTTTCGAGTGGCTGGGCCAGGTACTGGGTTCGGTGATCCGTTTCATCGTCGACGGCCTGGGCGGGTTGTTCAACCTGCTGGCCAACGCCGGCGGCAATTTCATCGACGGCCTGGCGCGCACGCTGGGGATGGACACCTCGCTGGTCAGCATCCTGGCACTCATCGTTGGCCTGATGTTGCTGTACTCGGCGATCCGCGCGTTCCTGCGGGCGTCGATCGTCCTCGGGATCATCTGGACGATGCTGGGGTTGTGGGTGTTGAGCTGGGTGGTGCATTGAGCACTTGTCACAGCACTGGCGTGGGAGCGGCCTTGCGTCGCGAAAGGGCTGCATAGCAGCCCCAGCGACCTTTGCCGAACCGTCTGGATCCTGGGGCCGCTCTGCGGCCCTTTCGCGACGCAAGGCCGCTCCTACAGGAGGCGCGTTGGTTCAGCGGGCGCGCACCACCATCTCTCCCTGGCTCTCGCCAATCGCCTGCAAGTTCGGCCGGTACATCGACTCCACCTGCGGTGGCGGAATGCGGTAGCTGCCCGGCGTCACCGCACGGGCCAGGTACAGCAGGTGGGTGGTGCCGTAGCTGTCCAGCTTGAGCGCCGCCACATAGCGATCGTCACGGTACTCCTGGTGCACCACGCTGGCGTTCTGCATCGACTCGCGCCACTGCTTCACCGCACTGCTGGCGTTATCCAGGCTGGCAGCGCTCTGGGCGAGGTTCTGGTTTTCCAGCTCCAGGCCCGCCGGCAGCAGGTCCACCACCAACGCGTCAAGCACCTGGCTTTGCGCTTTGAGCGCCAGGTGCACCAGCACCAGGTCGCCACTGCGCAGGCTGCGCACATCCAGCTGCTGGCCATTCATGCCCAGGTACTCGCGACGGATCTCCAGGCCGTTGCCACTGGCAGCCGGGGCCTGGCGCGGGTAGCCGGACAAGGTCAGTTGCTGGTACAGCGTGTCGCCACCCTCGTTCTGCACGGTCAGCGGCGAGGCCAGCAATGGGCCTTCGAGCTTCATCCCCGAGTCGTTGTTACTGAACTCGCGGATTTCACCGGCGCTGTTCAGGCGCGCCTTCCAGTTGCCCTCGGGCTTGCCCAACAGGCCGCGGCCGGCGAGGAACAGCGCGTTGCGCTCCTGGGTGGACAGCCAGCGGTTGGCGGCCAGTTCGTCGGACAGCGCGAACAGGCGCTGGTCAACTTGATTGCCCGCCAGGTTGTTCTCCTGCAGCAGCGCCAGGATCAGCGCCTGGTCACGCACGGCACTGCCGTAGTCGGCCATCCAGCCCTTGCCGCGGCCAACCGCCAGGCCGGCCTTGAGCACGTCCTGCGAACGCTGCTTGTCGCCCATCTTGTCCAGCGCCACCGCCAGTTGCACCAGCGGCAGCCCGGAACGGGCATCGGCGCGGCGATCGTACAGGCTGCGCAGGGCACCCAGCGGCGCCTGTTGACTGCGCGCCAGCACCAGGCCGGCGTAGGCCTGCACGGCGAAGCGGATGTGGTCGGCGTCCTGGCTGTAATCGACTTCGATCAGGTTGCGCTCCTGCACATAACGCAGCAGGCGTTCGGTGGCCTTCTTCAGCACTTCGGCCGGCACACCGTAGCCTTGCTCGCGGGCCCGCAGCAGGAAGTCGGTGACATAGGCGGTCAACCAGTACTCTTCCTCGCTGTCGGAACTCCACAGGCCGAAGCTGCCGTTGTAGCGCTGCATCCCCAGCAGGTGCTCGATGCCCATCTCGATCTTGCGCTTGCGCACATCGGCCGGCTCGCCCTTGATGCCCAGGCGCTTGAGGCTGTCGGCGTCGGCGTACAGCGACGGGTACAGGCCACTGGTGGTCTGCTCCAGGCAACCGTAGGGGTAGGCCTCGAGGGCGCGGATCTGCTCGGCCAGGTTCAGCGGTGGGCGGCTCGACAGCGCCAGGGTGGCTTCCAGGCCGGCCGCTTCGAACTCGGCCAGATCGCTCTCAGGCAGATTCCAGGGTTGGTCCTTCAACGCCACACGGTAATGCTTGAGCATCGCCGGGTAGGCCGGGCGAACACCCAGGGTCCACTCGCGCTCGAAGGCATTGGCCGGTTCGCCCGGTAGCTGCAGGCCATTGACCTGCACGCGCACCTTGCCCTGGCCCAGGCCACCCTGGGCCTGCACCGGTATCATCAATGTGATGCGCTGGCCTTCGCCGAGTGCGACGTTCTGCTGGGCGCCACCGACCAGGCTCAGTTGGCCTTCGGCGACCAGTTGCACGGTCAGTTGCTGGGCACGGCCGGAGAGGTTGGCCAGGTCCAGCGCCAGGCTGGTGCGGTCGCCACCGGCGAGGAAGCGTGGTGCCGACAGCTCGGCGATCAGCGGCGCGGCAACCACGGTCTTGCCTTCGGCCACACCGAAGTGCTCTTCGGTCCAGGCCTGGGCCATCAAGCGCAGTTCGCCGTTGAAGTCGGGGATGTCGACCGTGGCCTGTCCCTCACCCTTGTCATCGAGTGTCACCGGCACACTCTGCTGGGCGACGATGGTCACCGTGGTGTTCGGGCGCTTGCCGCCCTTGGCCATGGCGGCGTCACCGCCGAAGGCGAGGCTGGCCAGGCGGCCCTGGCCGGCTTCGATCAGCTGGCCGTAGATGTCCAGCTGGTCGGCGCCGTAGGCCTTGCGCCCGAATAGGCTGGCGAACGGATCGGGGGTCTTGAAGTCGGTGATGTTGAGGATGCCTACGTCCACCGCGGACAGCAGTACGTGGATCTGCTTCGGCACACTGCCGTCGGCATTGGCGGCCTTGAACTTGACCGTCAGCGGTTGCTTGGGTCGCATCTTCTCCGGCGCCTGCAAGCTGACCGCGAGCTTGCGCTCGGCGCGGTCCAACGGCAGGTGCAGCACACCCACGGCGCGTTTGGGGGTGGCGTTGGCCTTGCGCTCGCCCGGGCGGATCACCAGGGCGCTGATGTACAGGTCGTGGCGGGCCCATTTCTTGTCCAGCTCGACGTCGAAGGTCTTGCCCTCGGCCGGTACGTCGATTTCCTGCCACCACAGCGGGCCATCGGCGGACTCGATCATCAGGTAGCCACTGCCGGCGGCCGGCGGGGTGACGGTGACCTTGGCCGTGGCACCGTCCTTATAGGCCGGTTTGTCCAGGGCGATTTTCACCTGGTCGGGGCGCACGGCACCGCCTTCGGCGTTGTCCTGGGCACGGTAGCCGGCCCAGAAGCGCTCGCTGGAGACCAGGCCGGTCTGCGGGTCTTCCACTTCGACACGGTACGGGCCCCACTCCACCTGGAAGTTCAGCTTGGCGGTGGAACCGGCCTTCACACTGACGGTTTCCTCGGCCTGGGTGAGGAATTTCTCGTTGTAGTTGTAGCTCCAGCCGTCGCTCTGCGAGTAGTTCCAGTAGTAGTCGCGGCGTTCGCGAATCAGGCGCACCTTCAGGTTGTTGGCGGCGAGTTTCTTGCCGTCGCGGTCGGCGACCAGGAACTCGAACTCCACCGGGCCATCGCCGTCGGTCTCTTCGCCATCGAACAGGCCACGCAGGCCCGGCAGGCGCTCGGCGGGCCAGATCGGTTGCTCCAGGCGGCGGGTGATCGGCCGGCCACCGGACTCCTGCAGGCTGGCCTGTACGGTCAGCAACAGCGGCGAGCGGGCTTCGGCCCAGCGGCTGTCGATGTCGATTCGCGACTTGCCGTTCTGGTCGAGGGTGACTTCGTCCAGCTCCAGGTCCTGGCTCAGGTCGGTCTCGGTGATCGCGCCGAACTGGTAGCCCGGCAGCGCCTTCACCGCTTCACGCAGCGGGCGCACGTAGGCCTGGCCGCTCAGGCGATTGCCGGCGGCGGGCGCGCCATAGAGGTAGCGGCCATTGACCTGAATCGACGCGGTCTCGTCCGGCGACAGCGGCGTGCTGCTGCCCTTGAGCTCCAGCGCCAGGCGCTCGGGGAGGAAGTCCTCGACGAGGAATTCATAGACCTGCTTGCGGCCACCGCCCAGGTCCAGCAGCAGTTGCCAGCGGCCGGTCGGTGCCTCGGTGGCGAGTTGCAGCTGGTACTGGAACAGGCCGTTCTGGTCGGCCTCCCAGACGAACTTGCGGCTGACCTGTTCGTCGGGGCGGCGCACTTCGACGCTCACCGGCTGGGCTTTGACCGGCTTGCCGTCCTGGTCACGCAGCAGGCCGTTGAGCAGTACGGTCTCGCCCGGACGATAGAGGTCACGCGGGCCGAAGATGAAGAATTGCAGCGGGTTGGCCTGGGGGCCGGTGATATCGAACTCGGCCAGGTCCAGCGCGGCAGTATTCAGCCGCAACAAGGTGGTGTGCACGCCCTGGGTGGCGATCAGGGTGTCGGCCTTCGTGGTGATGGGTAGCTGGGCATGGCCATCGCCATCGGTCTTGGCCTGGGCCAGCAGCTTGCCCTTGTCGTCGTGCAGTTCGAGGGTGACGTCCTTGAGCGCCTTGCCGCCTTCCAGGGCCTGGGTGAACACGTCCAGGCGATCACGGTAGCGGTGGGCGGACACGCCGATATCACTCAAGGTGAACAGGGTGGCCGGTTGCGAGTAGTCGTAGGTGCCCGAGGCGCGCATCACTGCCAGGTACACGCCCGGCTCCTGCAGTGGTTTGATCCCGGCGATCGGCAACAGCAC
This genomic stretch from Pseudomonas entomophila L48 harbors:
- the pbpC gene encoding peptidoglycan glycosyltransferase PbpC (penicillin-binding protein 1C), translated to MPSLARPRLARGLRRVCVTILSTFALLWLADRIWPLPMPGDDLARVVLAEDGTPLWRFADADGVWRYPVSPDEVSPLYLEALLAYEDRWFYQHPGVNPMALARAAWLNVRGGRVVSGGSTLSMQVARLLDPHDRTLAGKLRQLWRTAQLEWHLSKQEILQLYLNRAPFGGTLQGVAAASWAYLGKSPKHLTPAEAALLAVLPQAPSRLRPDRHPERAQRARDKVLQRLAEYQVWPAQRIDEAREEPLLLAPRQEPALAPLLARRLNSPDSPPLIRTTIDAALQRRLEDLLLGWRARLPERTSAALLVVETQSMAVRAYLGSIDLADERRFGHVDMIHALRSPGSTLKPFLYAMAMDEGLIHSESLLQDVPRRYGDYRPGNFSMGFSGPVSASSALALSLNLPAVQLLEAYGPKRFAAQMRMGGVPLILPPLAEPNLSLILGGAGSRLEDLVGGYAAFAREGRSAQIRLQPQDPLLERRLLSPGSAWITRRILSGLARPDRDPHAELVQRPQLAWKTGTSYGFRDAWSVGVGPRYLIGVWIGRPDGTPVPGQFGLASAAPLMLQVHDLLSNRDAQRGINVPVEPVPESVGVAAICWPLGQPMNRQDPNCRRQRFAWTLDGTTPPTLQAADQPLGLGLHESVWVNEQGLRVGSGCPGATARDIALWPAPLEPWLPRAERRLVRLPAVDPTCPPLVGASAPPLSIVGVRPGDNLRRPATSSEALQLRVSALGGGGQRWWFLNGQPLGETRGQDSLLVRFEQVGRTELSALDESGETARVEFQVSE
- a CDS encoding oxidoreductase; translation: MYLTPQHVLLAGATGLTGEHLLDRLLNEPTISRVLAPTRRPLAEHPHLENPVGDPAVFLPQLAGRVDIAFCCLGTTLKQAGSESAFRAVDLDMVVAFSKRAREMGARHLLVISALGADPKSTIFYNRVKGEMEEALKQQDWPQLTIVRPSLLLGERTQPRLGERLAAPLMRLVPGKYRGIEVCALARALWRLALEEEDGIRVVESDELRKLGKR